The genomic DNA CTTTGGACTGTCAAGAAGAATGTAGTCGCATGGAAAATCGTTCAGTTTTCGTAAACCTTCGCGGTTTTCAATGCTTAAGGCTTTTATTACCGGAACGGAAAATCCATTGCAAAATTCCGGTGACTCATCCCCATGAAGCTGGATCATATTTAATCCAGCTTCATCCACTGTTGCCTCGATCACTTCTTTTTCCTCATTAACAAACACGCCGACTTTCATCACATCCGAAGGAAGCATTAAAGTGATCTCTTTTGCATTCATAGGGGAAATTTTCCGTTTGCTTTCGGCAAAAACAAAGCCAATCGCGTCTGCACCTGCCTTGACTGCTTCAAGAGCAGTTTCACGGTCTGTGATGCCGCAAATTTTTACTTTCATGACTGCTTCACCCCTAATAGAGGCATTTTCATTTGCTTAAACATATTTTCCAGATTATTTCCCGTCATGAATGATTCTCCAACCAAAATTCCATTTGCCCCTGAGCGAACCACTCTCTCCACATCCTCATGCGTTTTTATACCGCTTTCGCTGATCAGAAATGCTCCCGATTCCTTGACTTTCGGGGCTAATTTTTCCGTAACGGCAAGATCAACTTCAAACGTCTTTAAATTCCGGTTATTGACGCCGATTAATTTCGTACCAGTCTTTAAAGCTTTCTCCAGTTCTTCTTCATTGTGAACTTCAACTAATACCTCTAGCTCTTTGGCAATTGCATAGTTATATAGATCTTTCAGTCTTGGTTCCGAAAGAGCCGCAGCAATCAAGAGAATCATGTTTGCTCCGGATGCATATGCCTGGTCAATTTGGATCGGATCAATAATAAAATCTTTGCACAAAATCGGCACATTGACAGCCTTCCTAACTGCCTCAAGGTCACTGAACGACCCTTTAAAATAAGGAGCATCCGTCAACACCGAAATGGCATCAGCACCAAAACGTTCATACGCTTTCGCCTGTTCAACCGGATCGAGCCCGGCATTAATATCTCCCTTTGAAGGGGAAGCCCTCTTATATTCGGCGATAATAGCAACTTCTTTCGATTTTTCAAGGATTGATGTAAAAGACCTTTTTTCATTGTGTTGGACAATGTCAGGCTTTGCTGCTTTCA from Bacillus methanolicus MGA3 includes the following:
- the trpC gene encoding indole-3-glycerol phosphate synthase TrpC, with translation MGTILDKILETKKQEITRLKAAKPDIVQHNEKRSFTSILEKSKEVAIIAEYKRASPSKGDINAGLDPVEQAKAYERFGADAISVLTDAPYFKGSFSDLEAVRKAVNVPILCKDFIIDPIQIDQAYASGANMILLIAAALSEPRLKDLYNYAIAKELEVLVEVHNEEELEKALKTGTKLIGVNNRNLKTFEVDLAVTEKLAPKVKESGAFLISESGIKTHEDVERVVRSGANGILVGESFMTGNNLENMFKQMKMPLLGVKQS
- a CDS encoding phosphoribosylanthranilate isomerase, which encodes MKVKICGITDRETALEAVKAGADAIGFVFAESKRKISPMNAKEITLMLPSDVMKVGVFVNEEKEVIEATVDEAGLNMIQLHGDESPEFCNGFSVPVIKALSIENREGLRKLNDFPCDYILLDSPKGKYRGGNGIKFDWRIAEGIQSEKKIILAGGLTPDNVCTAIRIVQPFMVDVSSGVETDGKKDLKKIAAFIENAKGVRIS